The DNA sequence ACTCACATTAACAATtaggaaagaaattaaagataattattttgattCTCTTGGACAAGCAcgggtttgtttgattttttgtgaGGACTATTTCAAAGGAATGGACTTTTAGGTTCTTTGTTTGAATTTTCTTTATGTTTAAAGCATTTGATTCCTTTCTAATATCTCTTTTCTGAGATTGAGATGTTCTATACTAGGATTTAAATTCATCACTATTTTAAAGTTCGATAGAAAGTGATATATATTCAGATAACTTTTGTATATCAGTGTTTTTCTATGCCATTGGAAATAAGAGGCAAAGACTAAGATTATTACACTTGTTCATTGGGTAAAAATGCTCACAACTTGGCTTCTCTTAGTATAACTGAATTGTCAGcttatttttttctcttgattCTTTTCCAAAATTATTTTAGTCTTTGTCTTGATCAGTTACACCAAAGCATCATATTcctcactaaaaaaataattgttttcCATATAATATATTATTCTAATGGAACTTTTAAACttaattaagttctttttctcCCTAAAgtacattttttaaatattattgattgTCCTCCTAtgcattatttaatttttctctAGTCCCTTTTCTTATGCTACAAAATGTGCTCCTTACACAGTCTTCTTCCCTCTTAATCTATAAATTCATTATTCTTCTCATAGCTACTACAGTTATTATGAGATTGCTTGATGACCATATGACTTTAGCTTAGGTACTTACAATTCAAAGGAGTTGAAAATTATGCATAAATTATTAGTGCATTGACTGTGACATGTATGATATCTCTGTTCACACATTAATATTTTCATGTTTCTGCTTGTTTCAGCTTGATAACATTGACTTAGACTTATCACAGTCCTTGGAGTTATATTATCCCATAACTTCACAGCTCCTACTCCAGAATCAAAGCTTCCTTCAGCTTACACTTGTTCCATTCAGGTGGGTTAAAAGTTGAAACATCTCAGAACTTTGCATACATTATATTTCATCTGGTTGTGTTATGTATTGATAAACTGCATGCAACATAATAACCTTGTATAGGTGAAGGGGCATTATTGTTAATGTCTTCAATGGGTGCTTCAGCTGAAGAGAACCTTGAAACAAAACAGATggatgagagaagcttttcaataTCTTCATCACAAGGCCAACAACAGGCACCACCATATGTGCACAAAGTGGGAATTCCTCCACGACAGAACCTGTTCCAAGAATTCAAGGCAACCATCAAGGAGACATTCTTTGCTGATGATCCTCTAAGATCCTTCAAGGACCAACCGAAATCGCGAAAGTTCGTCCTCGGTATTGAGGCCTTGTTCCCCATACTCAACTGGGGGAGAAGTTATAACCTTAAGAAGTTTAGAGGAGATCTTATATCTGGCCTAACTATTGCGAGTCTTTGCATTCCCCAGGTACTAAATTTTCATTACTAAGATCATGAATTTGTGCTTTTCACTTGAAGATATTTTAAGTTCACTTTTCTTAATAATTGACTTGAAAAAAACAGGATATCGGATATGCCAAGCTTGCAAAGTTGCAACCAGAATATGGACTGTGTAAGTCTCTTAGCTTGTCCAAAAATATCTAACTCTTAAGTTAACTTAGGAGTTTATAAGTTTAGGTCCTCAAATCGAACTTGAGTCGATTTTACTAAATTATGAATTCATCTAAACTCTTTGGTTTGATTACCTTGCTTTTTTTCGTTGGACTGAGATTTTTGTGTTGCCATTTGCAGACTCAAGCTTTGTTCCACCACTAATCTATGCTGTCATGGGTAGCTCCCGTGATATCGCAATAGGACCAGTGGCAGTGGTTTCTCTCTTGTTGGGAACCTCACTTAGTAATGAGATTGATCCTACTACACATCCAGAGGAATATCTGAGACTTGCCTTCACAGCCACTTTCTTTGCTGGGATTACTCAAGCAACACTTGGGATTTTCAGGTATCATATACAAGGGAATTTGTATTTACCTTTGCCTAAGCAAATGAAGATTCCACGGTTTACAACATcatatgatgatgattttttctcttgttttcaggTTGGGATTCTTGATTGACTTCCTGTCCCATGCAGCTATTGTTGGTTTTATGGGGGGTGCTGCCATCACCATTGCCCTTCAACAACTTAAGGGCTTTCTTGGGATTCAaacaaaaaatttcacaaaaaaaactGATATTGTCAATGTGATGCATTCAGTAGTCTCCACAGCCCATCATGGAgtatgtctctctctctctctctctcacgcgtgcgtgcgcacacagaCAAACAATAATATAGGATTATTTATACACAtgccaatgatatataataagaCGTACTTATTGTATATTCATAGACTAATCACTGTGTTACGAGATAATAGAGTGTTTCTCCTACTAAATAAAGAATATTGAGTCACCTATATGGTGATGGAGTAATAAGGATATACAAGTGAAAAAATGGGTTATTCTATCTATCACTGCTCCTTATAAATAAGTCCTGCCTAAACAACAATTTCTAATTAGTGTTTTccttatgcatgcatgaaacTGATTGATTTATCTAACATCTTGCAGTGGAATTGGGAAACTATACTCATTGGAGCAAGCTTCTTGGGTTTTCTTCTATTTGCCAAATTCATTGTAAAGACATTAAACCTATTAATTTTGGCTGTTTGTTCTTTTAATTCTATAAGTAGGATTGTAATGATCCTCTCATCATTTTCTGTTATGTGGATCagggaaagaagaataaaaagttCTTCTGGGTGCCAGCAATTGCCCCATTGATATGTGTTATCTTGTCCACTTTTTTTGTATTCATAACACGTGCAGATAAACATGGAGTAGAAATTGTAAGTAAAATAGATAGAACCCTGTGTTATTCATATGATTGGAGTCAGAATCAAGAATGACTATAAATGCAGCAGAACTAAATATGTGTCTATTTATATGTGAAGGTTAGAAACATTAAAAAAGGGATCAATCCTTCATCTGTTAAAGAAATATATTTCACCGGTGACTACCTTGGGAAAGGTTTTAGAATTGGTGTCATGGCAGGCATGATAGCACTAACTGTAAGTAATAAATCTTGACATTAATGTATACCTCTCTTGAAAAGTTTATATTCCTCCATATTCCAATCGAACCGTTGCATTTCTGCTATCAGGAAGCTGTAGCAATTGGAAGAACATTTGCATCTGTGAAGGACTATCAACTGGATGGAAACAAAGAAATGGTAGCATTAGGAGCTATGAATGTTGTAGGTTCAATGACTTCATGTTATGTTGCAACTGGTAAGCTTGAATTCAACTTCATGAAATAACTAAAGTGATAAATATTATGAGCCAAAGGAAAGAAAAACTAAGCAATAACTATCCACTGTTTGCTTCTACTAATAAATCAAAATAGGGGAGAAATGAGTCTATCACTCTTCACTATTTTCTTTAAGGACTTTGGAAtataaaagagaataaggatTATAATCATCTTATGGTATTGTTTTGTGGTTCATCATTGAAGTGCAAGATTCTAATCTATCTTTCTGTTGCTTTCAGGTTCTTTCTCTAGGTCAGCAGTGAATTTCATGGCTGGTTGTCAAACTGCAGTATCTAATATTGTGATGTCTGTAGTTGTGTTCTTAACCCTGGAATTCATCACTCCCCTTTTCCATTACACTCCAAATGCCATTCTTTCTTCAATCATCATTTCTGCTGTCATCAACCTTGTGGACTATCAGGCAGCTATTTTGATTTGGAAGATTGATAAATTTGATTTTGTTGCTTGCATGGGAGCATTCTTTGGTGTTGTTTTTGCCACTGTTGAGATAGGACTTCTAATTGCTGTAAGtactaaatattaattaatgtatgcTTAGTTATCTTATGCTTTCAAAATGTGAAGTAGTTTCTACTGGTCAATTTTTGTGGCAGGTTTCTATATCCTTTGCAAAGATTCTACTACAAGTTACAAGGCCTAGAACTTGTATTTTGGGGAAGATTCCTAGAACAACTGTGTATAGAAACATCCATCAATACCCAGAAGCTAGTAAGGTTCCAGGTGTACTTATTGTGAGAGTTGATTCTGCAATATATTTCTCCAACTCCAATTATGtcaaagaaaggtagaagatgtGGTCCTTCTTTGTTTCAAATTGACATATTCTGCATAAACATTGTTTAATATCCCTCTTCTAATCTACAAAAGGATTTGAAAGTGATGCGATCTCTCTCTTGCAGGATACTAAGATGGTTGATGgatgaagaagaacaaggaaAAGGAGATTACCAAACAAGAATCCAGTTTTTGATTGTTGAAATGTCACGTGAGAGTCTCTCTATTCTCTACCTTGGTTTTTATCTGATTTTTATGTCAAGCAAGAACATACTGTTCTGGTttgttagttttctataagtattaACTAACTTATACTTTGTGTTCTTTGTGCAGCCGTTACTGACATAGACACCAGTGGCATCCATGCCCTTGAAGAGTTACACAGAAGTCTTGAGAAGAGAGATGTTGAGGTAACCAAACTATATATTATGGTTGCTATATGAAACAAATGaaatcaacaataattcaagCTGAACATATTATCATGGACAACTAGTATCTTACCAAAAGGAgtctctttaatttttctttgtttggacACAGCTTGTTCTGGCAAATCCTGGCCCAGTGGTGATTGACAAGATTTACACATCAAAGCTTGCAAACATGATTGGTGAGAACAAGATCTTCCTCACAGTTGCAGAGGCAGTTGCATATTGTTCTCCAAAGCTAGCTGAGGACCcatgaaagaacaatgaacaatgATCTCAATTTTGCATTCAaacagagagaagagaagagagaggaaacTGAAATGGGACATGCACAAATGTGAAATGTTAAAAGAGAAGAGAGGCCAATGTGGTTTCTGCTATAGTCAACTATAGGATCAAGAGTGAGTGAGATGGTCCAtcactaataaaaaaaaaaggaaataataaaGTGGGTAGATGATAATGGCCTATCTGATAGTTAGTGCTATATGATATGGATATCCTTATCCTAAAGTGGGCAAATACATATACATGCACACAAGTATAGTATAAGATGTAAAATCATTAAATAACTCTAATAAGCATTAACTCCTTCCCTTCTTTTTGCTTGAGAAACAAAACCATAGGAATCTAACCTAGTTGTCTGTATAATGAGAGGGAAAagtgtatttttttttcagtaaAAGGGAAGCTGTTCATCTCTCACTCTCTGTAATCTCCCTGAAAAgtaattactttctttttctgTATTATGTATTACTTTTTCTACCATTTGGTGGTTGTGATTCTTGGTGCTAGGAACGTTAAGCATTGGATGCTGGATATGTAAATAATGTTTGGCTCTTGAATGAACCAAGAGGCAAAACAACGCCAGATTCATACATACAATTCAAGCAGGCTtcgtaaaaagcaaaagaagaaaaaaaagaggtaAAAAGTATGTCTGATGTCAGATTCAGACACTGAATGTACGAAAGTTGTAACAAATCTTTAACCATTTTCTCAATGGCAAATTTTATAGTGCCTATAATTTTGGTGTCGAAATTGCCGAACTTATATTATAtggtaaattttaaatattaaaaaatcatttatttttatatttttaatttaaatattaatttttatcttgTTTTAATAAGTTAGGCAAATATAAATAGGCACCATAGAATGCACCTTTCTCAATTGGTGCATGGTgctggtaataataataatattgtactatgtagctgttttaatattttattattatgttgccTTTCTTTTTGGTCTTAAAAAATTAAGAGGGGGCCGGGGCTTCAATGGGGGAATGTATGAACACCGGAAAACGTCCAGGTAGTGGGGACTTGGGAATGGTGAATGCAAATGCACATTCAAATAGTAGTTCCAATATTTacttttag is a window from the Arachis hypogaea cultivar Tifrunner chromosome 17, arahy.Tifrunner.gnm2.J5K5, whole genome shotgun sequence genome containing:
- the LOC112764260 gene encoding sulfate transporter 1.3; protein product: MSSMGASAEENLETKQMDERSFSISSSQGQQQAPPYVHKVGIPPRQNLFQEFKATIKETFFADDPLRSFKDQPKSRKFVLGIEALFPILNWGRSYNLKKFRGDLISGLTIASLCIPQDIGYAKLAKLQPEYGLYSSFVPPLIYAVMGSSRDIAIGPVAVVSLLLGTSLSNEIDPTTHPEEYLRLAFTATFFAGITQATLGIFRLGFLIDFLSHAAIVGFMGGAAITIALQQLKGFLGIQTKNFTKKTDIVNVMHSVVSTAHHGWNWETILIGASFLGFLLFAKFIGKKNKKFFWVPAIAPLICVILSTFFVFITRADKHGVEIVRNIKKGINPSSVKEIYFTGDYLGKGFRIGVMAGMIALTEAVAIGRTFASVKDYQLDGNKEMVALGAMNVVGSMTSCYVATGSFSRSAVNFMAGCQTAVSNIVMSVVVFLTLEFITPLFHYTPNAILSSIIISAVINLVDYQAAILIWKIDKFDFVACMGAFFGVVFATVEIGLLIAVSISFAKILLQVTRPRTCILGKIPRTTVYRNIHQYPEASKVPGVLIVRVDSAIYFSNSNYVKERILRWLMDEEEQGKGDYQTRIQFLIVEMSPVTDIDTSGIHALEELHRSLEKRDVELVLANPGPVVIDKIYTSKLANMIGENKIFLTVAEAVAYCSPKLAEDP